The Clostridium bornimense genome includes a region encoding these proteins:
- a CDS encoding helix-turn-helix domain-containing protein has translation MCKKRNFSAEEKVKYVEEYLKSKNSMSHFSSMLGIALESFRQWIRNYNSIGAEAFTMEGYKGYSKELKLQAVEAYLSNLYSQDEICAKYKIRSKTQLQRWISIYNSHNKLKSSGVGGTAIMTKGRTTTYNERIEIVKYYIENDKNYAKTAEKFQISYQQIYSWIKKYETNGIEALLDKRGKRKLADEMSEIEKLKAKNKLLEAENRRQQMEIEFLKKLDEIERRRF, from the coding sequence ATGTGTAAAAAACGTAATTTTAGTGCTGAAGAAAAAGTTAAATATGTTGAGGAATATCTAAAAAGTAAAAATAGTATGAGTCATTTTTCATCTATGCTGGGGATTGCCTTAGAATCTTTTCGTCAATGGATTCGTAACTACAATAGTATAGGCGCGGAAGCCTTTACGATGGAAGGATATAAGGGCTATTCTAAAGAATTGAAATTACAAGCAGTAGAAGCTTATTTGTCAAATTTATATTCTCAAGATGAAATTTGTGCAAAATATAAAATACGTTCAAAAACGCAACTACAAAGATGGATTTCAATATATAATAGTCATAATAAACTAAAATCTTCTGGAGTTGGAGGGACAGCAATTATGACTAAAGGTAGAACTACAACTTATAATGAACGTATTGAGATTGTAAAGTATTATATAGAAAATGATAAAAATTACGCTAAAACAGCAGAAAAATTTCAAATATCATATCAACAAATATATAGTTGGATTAAGAAATATGAAACCAATGGCATTGAAGCACTATTAGATAAACGTGGAAAGCGAAAGCTTGCCGATGAAATGTCTGAAATAGAAAAGTTAAAAGCGAAAAACAAATTACTTGAAGCCGAAAATCGTAGACAACAGATGGAGATAGAATTCTTAAAAAAGTTAGACGAAATAGAAAGGAGGCGATTTTAA
- a CDS encoding IS3 family transposase, with translation MLSKTKNEFIYLAIQELHKQKSFSIKELCEIAGIARSAYYKWTNRKVSMNEKFNEVLLSLIQESYEEINGILGYRQMTIKLNRENDFHVNPKRIYRLMCILNLKSVCRRKRKTYKKSTPETVADNILNRDFYADKFGEKWLTDVTEMKYGIGKKAYLSAILDLSDKSIVSFVIGHSNNNNLVFQTFDIARREYPQATPIFHSDRGFQYTSKTFKKKLEEANMIQSMSRVSRCIDNGPMEAFWGMLKSEMYYLKKFNSYEELEAAIIEYIDYYNNRRYQKRLNSMTPLEYREYLLKSVA, from the coding sequence ATTTTAAGTAAAACAAAAAATGAATTTATCTATTTAGCAATACAAGAGTTGCATAAGCAAAAATCTTTTTCTATTAAAGAATTATGTGAAATAGCCGGTATTGCACGCTCCGCATATTATAAATGGACGAATCGCAAAGTAAGTATGAATGAAAAATTTAATGAGGTGTTATTATCACTTATACAAGAATCATATGAAGAAATAAACGGAATATTAGGATATAGACAAATGACTATAAAATTAAATCGTGAAAATGATTTTCATGTAAATCCAAAGAGAATTTATAGGCTTATGTGTATTCTTAATCTAAAGTCAGTATGTCGTAGAAAACGAAAAACTTATAAAAAATCTACACCTGAAACTGTAGCTGATAATATTCTAAATAGAGATTTCTATGCAGATAAATTTGGTGAAAAGTGGCTCACAGATGTAACGGAAATGAAGTATGGTATTGGAAAGAAAGCATATTTAAGTGCAATTCTAGATCTTTCTGATAAGAGTATTGTCTCTTTTGTAATTGGGCATTCAAATAATAATAATCTAGTGTTTCAAACATTTGATATTGCCCGTAGGGAGTATCCGCAGGCTACGCCTATTTTTCATAGTGATCGTGGTTTTCAGTATACTTCAAAAACATTTAAGAAAAAGCTTGAAGAAGCTAATATGATTCAAAGTATGTCACGAGTATCACGTTGTATTGATAATGGTCCAATGGAAGCATTTTGGGGTATGTTAAAATCAGAAATGTATTATTTAAAGAAATTTAATTCATATGAAGAATTAGAAGCAGCAATTATAGAGTACATAGATTATTACAATAATCGTAGATATCAAAAACGTCTCAACTCTATGACTCCGTTAGAATATAGGGAGTATTTATTAAAATCTGTAGCATAA
- a CDS encoding HepT-like ribonuclease domain-containing protein has product MSPYYKYKKEKFLEKYKSAYNTLEDLKYTITEYKSNKNRIVKRAMFAFFQDFSEYIIDMCESYIVINNGKINSSTSATKLIETASEMGFFDKNLKNYLSLAVKLRNRYTHDYYIREECEKQIEEFCFNELAYLEIFLEESKDSVVLKYKSR; this is encoded by the coding sequence ATGAGTCCATATTATAAATATAAAAAGGAAAAGTTTTTAGAAAAATATAAAAGTGCATACAACACATTAGAAGATTTAAAATATACAATAACTGAGTACAAAAGTAATAAAAATAGAATTGTTAAAAGAGCTATGTTTGCTTTTTTTCAGGATTTTTCAGAGTATATAATAGATATGTGTGAAAGTTACATTGTAATAAATAATGGGAAAATTAATAGTAGTACTTCAGCGACAAAACTTATAGAAACAGCATCAGAAATGGGCTTCTTTGATAAAAATTTAAAAAATTACTTATCTTTAGCTGTGAAACTTCGAAATAGATATACTCATGATTACTACATTAGAGAAGAATGTGAAAAGCAAATTGAGGAATTTTGCTTTAACGAACTTGCATATTTAGAGATATTTTTAGAAGAAAGTAAGGATAGTGTTGTTTTAAAGTATAAAAGTAGATAA
- a CDS encoding nucleotidyltransferase domain-containing protein, whose product MNKVEFINSLKNINGIVSVCRFGSYGTKEWIRDRSDIDLAVVVGPNVNFMDTINIEDEVNTLCIDFYKYDKIHLTFVHYSDFYNKFARIAVDSDEQYIVNDDLWFDFMHYVLKYARNNRNFEKTLKIDEQYSYFGGIIDESIL is encoded by the coding sequence ATGAACAAGGTAGAGTTTATAAATTCACTAAAAAACATTAATGGAATTGTATCAGTATGTAGATTTGGAAGCTATGGAACTAAAGAGTGGATTAGGGATAGAAGTGACATAGATTTAGCTGTGGTTGTTGGACCTAATGTTAATTTTATGGATACAATTAATATTGAAGATGAAGTAAATACATTATGTATAGATTTTTATAAATACGATAAGATACATTTAACTTTTGTTCATTATAGTGACTTTTATAATAAATTTGCTAGGATTGCTGTAGATAGTGATGAACAATATATTGTAAATGATGATTTATGGTTTGATTTTATGCATTATGTATTAAAATATGCTAGGAATAATAGAAATTTTGAAAAGACATTAAAGATAGATGAACAATATAGCTATTTTGGAGGGATTATAGATGAGTCCATATTATAA
- a CDS encoding ABC transporter permease has product MQLGRLVLINIKRQLKNPSILLMTIIMPVIMLLFMNRTISGEKIEGIGIIDNSKSNYSKEMILELEKEYTIDKLSGQIEDNYNLLRENKLGVIYVIDSNFQKQIEDGKAPEVKSYTVETSNGSMMAENIIENYIFNVLEEKVTEGLSTNSINTVVKNIKEEKETYKMTIIMLCYFMMLGGSIVSTEIIKLKEQKVLRRTIATANKDITILGSLFISSFLLQGILSVAGFIFLANITKIHANKIPEGSFIIFLGSLITTAIVVAVTRWIKNPVIASLFTIIFGLLAFGLGMLGTEFTDYKNIPISISRISIISPFTWLLRIINTNEIIVPTLIIVLMSLVFFTAGSFRLRQFVKE; this is encoded by the coding sequence ATGCAATTAGGAAGATTAGTTTTAATTAATATAAAGAGACAATTAAAAAATCCAAGTATACTATTAATGACCATAATTATGCCTGTAATAATGTTATTGTTTATGAATAGAACAATTTCAGGTGAAAAAATAGAAGGTATAGGAATAATAGATAATAGTAAGTCAAATTACTCTAAAGAAATGATTTTAGAACTTGAAAAAGAATACACCATTGATAAGTTAAGTGGACAAATAGAAGATAATTATAATCTTTTAAGAGAAAATAAACTTGGTGTGATTTATGTTATAGATAGTAATTTTCAAAAACAAATAGAAGATGGAAAAGCACCTGAAGTTAAAAGCTATACTGTTGAAACTAGTAATGGATCAATGATGGCAGAGAATATAATAGAAAATTATATATTTAATGTATTAGAAGAGAAGGTAACAGAAGGATTAAGTACAAATTCAATTAATACTGTTGTAAAAAATATAAAGGAAGAAAAAGAAACATATAAAATGACAATTATAATGTTATGTTATTTTATGATGTTAGGAGGATCGATAGTATCTACTGAAATTATAAAACTTAAAGAACAAAAAGTACTAAGGAGAACTATTGCAACTGCTAATAAAGACATCACTATTTTAGGAAGTTTATTTATATCATCATTTTTATTACAAGGTATATTATCAGTAGCAGGATTCATTTTTCTAGCAAATATCACCAAAATTCACGCTAATAAAATTCCAGAGGGCTCTTTTATTATTTTCCTTGGCAGTTTAATTACTACTGCTATAGTTGTAGCTGTAACAAGATGGATTAAGAACCCAGTAATTGCAAGTTTATTTACAATAATTTTTGGATTATTAGCTTTTGGTTTAGGTATGTTGGGCACAGAATTTACAGATTACAAAAATATTCCTATATCAATAAGTAGAATAAGTATTATTTCACCATTTACGTGGTTATTAAGAATTATAAATACAAATGAGATTATAGTACCTACTTTAATTATAGTTTTAATGTCTCTAGTATTTTTTACCGCTGGAAGTTTTAGATTAAGGCAGTTTGTTAAAGAATAA